The nucleotide window CTGTGCAGCGCAACGAGATCAGTCTTGCGGGGAAATCCATGCGCTTCGAAGGCACGACCGGCTATGTCGCCACCGAGGATCTGCGGATCGCGGTCAACGCGGCGATCGCGCTGCAAAGACCGTTGCTGGTGAAGGGCGAGCCGGGAACGGGCAAGACCGTGCTGGCGCAGGAGATCGCCTCCGCCCTCGGGGCGAACCTCATCGAGTGGCACATCAAGTCGACCACCAAGGCGCAACAGGGCCTTTACGAGTACGACGCCGTCTCGCGCCTGCGCGACAGCCAGCTCGGCGACGACCGCGTCCACGACATCGCGAACTACATCCGCAAGGGTCGGCTGTGGGAGGCCTTCACCGCGGATGAGCGCCCGGTGCTGCTGATCGACGAGATCGACAAGGCGGACATCGAGTTCCCGAACGACCTGCTTCGCGAGCTCGACCGGATGGAGTTCCACGTCTACGAGACCGGAGAGACCATCGCCGCCCGCCAGCGCCCGGTCGTGATCATCACTTCCAACAACGAGAAGGAGCTGCCGGACGCCTTTCTGCGCCGCTGCTTCTTCCACTACATCACCTTCCCCGACAACGGGACCATGTCCGAGATCGTCGAGGTGCATTTCCCCGGCCTGAAGCAGGAGCTGCTGCGCGAGGCGCTGAAGGTGTTCTACGACATCCGCGACACGCCGGGCCTGAAGAAGAAGCCCTCGACCTCGGAGCTGCTCGACTGGATCAAGCTGCTGCTCAACGAGGACGTGGATGCGGCGACGCTGCGCGAGCGCGACGGCCGCAAGCTGATCCCGCCGCTGCACGGCGCACTGCTCAAGAACGAGCAGGACGTGCAACTGTTCGAGAAGCTGGCTTTCCTCAACCGGCGCGACGGACGCTGAGCCATGGGCGGGCCGACGGTGCGCAGGGCTTCCGTCGCCTTCGCCGCGCTGGCGCTCGCCGGGGCATGGACGCCGCCTGCCGCCGCGCAGGAACGGGGAACCGATGCCGGCTGGACCAATGTCGTCGACGGCATGCGGCATTTCACCGGCCTCGTCTGCCCCGACACGCTGGCCACCCTCAACCGCACGCGCGTGCTCGTCGGCTCGGCCGACCGGCTGGCCGGCTGCGTCTACCAGAACGCGGAAGGGATTTCGGCCGTCCTGCGCAGCCATCCTTCGGGAACCGGGGAACAGGCCGCACGGTCGTTCCGCGACCGCTTCCGCGCCGCCGGTTTCAAGCTGGTCGCCACCACCGGCGCCGCAGCCTCGGGGATTTCCTTCCTGACCGGCAAGCGGGGAACGACGGATCGCTGCGAGACCCTCTGGCGCTTTAGAAACGGCAGCGCCGACTACACGCTGTGGATCTCCTACTCCCTTCCGGACGAAGCCGGCGAGATCGGGCCGCTGGTCACCGCCTTTGCCGGACTGCTGGCCTCGCGCTGAGGCGAGGCTCCAACCTGGAGATTTTACCGAGGCATTGCAGGCGGCATGCCGCTAGACTTGCCGACATCGACACTGCCGGGGAGCCAAGCCTGCCATGCTGCGACTGCTGTTGCTGAGACACGCAAAATCCGACTGGGGCCATCCCGGCCTTTCAGACTTCCAGCGCCCGCTCAACGAACGCGGCCGCCAGGCGGCCCCCGAGGTCGGCGCCCATATGGCGCGGCACGGCCTGCAGCCCTCGCGCATTCTCTGCTCCACCGCCCAGCGCACGCGCGAGACCCTCGCCGCGCTCCTGCCGGCCCTTGCGGGCGAGACCGATATCCGCCTGACGCGCGCGCTCTATGACGAGTCCGATCTCGACTACCTGAAGATCATCCGCAGCCATGGCGGCACGGCGCGCAGCCTGCTCGTGGTCGGGCATAACCCGGCAACGCAGGACACCGCCCTGTCGCTGATCGGCACCGGAAATCCGGCGCTGCGCGAGGCGATCGCCGCGAAATATCCCACCGCTGCCCTGTCAGTGATAGACTTCGATGCAGCGGACTGGTCGGCGGTCGAACCGGGCTCGGGGCGCGTCGTCGCCTATTGTCTGCCGCGCCATCTGGCGGCCACCACATCCATGTCCGCCCTGCCCGAGGCGGCGAACGACGGCACGCCCGCGCAAGACCGCTGATCCGGGACGCGCTTGCAAGCCCCGCCTCGCTTCCCCACATGGGTCGGCGGAGAACCATCTTGACGAAACGCAGCTTTCTGACCCGCGTGACCGACGAGGTCCGCTATTCCATCGAGAACATCACGGAGACCGCATCGACGCTCGGCACGCCGACGCTGCGGCTCGGCGTTACCGGCTTGTCGCGCGCCGGCAAGACGGTGTTCATCACCGCGCTGGTGCACAACCTGATCCATGGCGGACGGCTGCCCCTGTTCGAGGCCGCGGCCGGCGGGCGGATCGCCCGCGCCTATCTCGAGCCGCAGCCGGACGACAACGTGCCCCGCTTCGACGTCGAGGCGCATGTGGACACGCTGCTGAAGGAGCGGATCTGGCCGCAATCGACCCGCCAGGTCTCCGAGCTGCGCCTGACGGTAGAGTTCGAGTCCGCCCATTTCCTGTCGCGCGCCCTCGGCCGCGGCAAGCTGCATCTCGACATCGTCGACTATCCGGGCGAGTGGCTTCTCGACCTGCCCCTGCTGGAAAAGGACTTCCGCACGTTCTGCGCAGAAGCTCTGGTGCGGGCGCGCGAGCCCGGCCGCGAGACGGTCGCGGCCCCCTATCTCGCGATCCTCGGCGAGACCGATCCGGGCGCGGAAGCGGACGAGCAGCAGGCCCGGCGCCTTGCGGCGGCCTATACCGACTATCTGCGCGCCTGCCGCGAGGACGAGCGGGCGCTCTCCATGCTGCCGCCCGGCCGGTTCCTGATGCCGGGAGACCTGGAGGGCTCGCCCGCCCTCACCTTCGCCCCGCTCGATCTTTCCGGCCACGACGGCCCGCTGAAGCCCGGCTCGCTGGGTGCGATGATGGAACGCCGCTATGAGGCCTACAAGAAGCACGTGGTCCGCCCGTTCTTCCGCGATCACTTCGCCCGTCTCGACCGCCAGATCGTGCTGGTCGACGCTCTCAACGCGTTGAATGCGGGCCCCGAGGCTCTGGCGGATCTCGAAGCCGCGCTGGCCGAGATCCTCTCGGCCTTCCGGCCCGGCAAGGTCGCGCGGATCTTCTCGATCTTCGCCCGGCGCATCGACCGCATCCTGTTCGCCGCGACCAAGGCCGACCACCTCAATCGCGCCGATCACGACCGGCTGGAGGCAATTCTCAAACGTCTCGTCGGACGGGCGATCAATCGCGCCGAATACGGCGGTGCCGAGGTCGACGTGCTGGCGCTCGCCGCCATCCGTGCAACGCGCGAGGCGAGCCTCACCCATGACGGCGAGACCATGCCGGCGATCCTCGGAACCCCGCTCACCGGCGAGCGCGTCAACGGCGAGACCTATGACGGGCGCACGGAAATCGCACTGTTCCCCGGAGACCTGCCGGACGATCCGGACGTGCTGTTTGCCGCCGATGCGCCCGCCTCCTCGGTCCGCTTCGTGCGGTTTCGCCCGCCCGAGCTGCAGGTGACCGCCGAGGGCGTGAAGCTGTCGCTGCCCCATATCCGCCTCGACCGCGCGTTGCAGTTTCTCATCGGAGATCGTCTGGCATGACCTCAAGGAACGACAGGCCACGGCAGGACCGCAAGCCGGCGGCCTTCCGCCTGGACGACGCCCGCGTGCGCATGACCGCCGACGAGGACCCGCAGCCGACGCTGGCCGGCGAGGCAAGGATCGTTCCGACCCGCGAGGGGGATGCCGCCGGGCTGCCCGCGCCCGAACGCAAGGCCGGCATCCGCTGGGGTCGCTGGTTCGCCGTCGGCCTCGGTGGGCTCGTGTCGCTGGCGGTGGGACTGTCCGTCGACGCGCTGATCCGCGACCTGTTTTCCCGCAACGACTGGCTCGGCTGGCTCGGCATCGGCCTTGCCGCCCTTGCAGCGCTCGGCGCATTGGGGCTGATCTTCCGCGAAATCTTCGGGATCCTGCGCCTGCGCCATATCGAGGGCCTGCGCAAGACCTTCGCCGAGGCGGCGGAGGCCGACGACCAGGACAAGGCGCGCGCCGGCATTCGCGAGCTCATCGCCCTCTACACGGCGCGTCCGGAAACCGCACGCGGGCGCAATGCCTTGAGCGGCCACATGCGCGAGATCATCGACGGGCGCGACCTCGTCGTCCTGGCCGAGCGGGACCTGCTGAAGGAGCTGGACGCACGCGCCGTGCGCATCGTCAGGGACAGCGTCAAACGCGTGTCCGTGGTCACCGCCGTCTCGCCGCGGGCCGCGCTGGACCTTGCCATCGTGCTGATCGAGAACCTGCGGATCATGCGCCGCCTCGCCACGCTCTATGGCGGGCGCCCCGGCCTCATCGGCTTCCTGCGGCTCGCCCGCCATGTCGGTGCGCATCTGGCCATGACCGGCGGCATGGCGGCCGGCGACAGCCTCGTCTCGCAGCTGCTCGGCCATGGCCTTGCCGCGCGGCTCTCCGCCCGCCTCGGCGAGGGCGTCGTCAACGGGCTGCTGACCGCCCGCGTCGGCATCGCCGCCATCGAGGTCTGCCGTCCCATCCCCTTCATCGGCAGGTCCGGCCCCGGCGTGTCCGAAGTGATGGGCGAGTTGTTCCGGGCCGATCCCGAAGCCAAGGCCTTGCTGGAAAAGGCGGAAGGCCGCCCGCAAGGCGAGCACCCCTGATCCGCCCCTCCCCCCCAAACGTCCGCTCGACAAGCCCGCGCGTTGTACTTAACCTTCGCTCATGTTCCTGACCTTCCTCACCAATCTGCGCGCCGCCGGCCTGCCCGTCTCCTTGCGGGAATACCTGACGCTGATGGAGGCGCTGAAGGCCGACCTCGCCGACAAGAGCGTGGATGATTTCTATTATCTCTCGCGCGCCTGCCTGGTGAAGGACGAGGCCAATCTCGACCGGTTCGACAAGGTGTTCGGCCAGACCTTCAACGGGCTGGAGCTGGGCGGCGGGAGCGGCACCGAGGCGCGCGAGCTGCCCGGGGAATGGCTGCGCAAGCTCGCCGAAAAGCACCTCACGGAAGAGGAAAAGGCGCAGATCGAGGCGCTCGGCGGCTTCGAGAAGCTGATGGAGACGCTGCGCGAGCGCCTCAAGGAGCAGAAGGACAGGCACCAGGGCGGCAGCAAGTGGATCGGCACGGCCGGCACCTCGCCCTTCGGCGCCTACGGGTACAACCCGGAAGGCGTGCGCATCGGCCAGGCGGAAAGCCGCCATCGCCGGGCGGTCAAGGTCTGGGACAAGCGCTCCTTCCGCGACCTCGACGGCACGGTGGAACTGGGCACCCGCAACATCAAGGTCGCCCTCAAGCGGCTGCGCCGCTTCGCGCGCCAGGGCGCCCACGACGAGCTCGATCTCGACGACACGATCCGCGCCACCGCCCATCGCGGCCTGCTCGACATCCGCATGCGGCCTGAGCGGCGCAACGCCGTGAAGGTGCTGCTGTTTTTCGATATCGGCGGGTCGATGGACGACCATATCCGGGTCTGCGAGGAACTGTTTTCCGCGGCCCGTTCCGAATTCAAGGTGATGGAGTATTTCTACTTCCACAATTGCCCGTACGAATTCGTCTGGAAAAACAACGCGCGCCGCCATTCCGAGCGTATCCCGACCTGGGACGTGCTGCACAAGTACGGCCCCGACTACAAGCTGATCTTCGTCGGCGATGCCTCGATGAGCCCCTACGAGATCGCCTATGCGGGCGGCTCGGTGGAACACTGGAACGAGGAAGCCGGCTCGGTCTGGATCGACAGGCTTGCCAGCCACTATTCCAGAAGCGTCTGGCTCAACCCGGTGGCCGAGCGGCACTGGGGCTATACCCACTCGATCCAGATGATCAAGGAGCTGATGGACGGGCGCCACTATGCCCTGACGCTGAACGGGCTCGAAGCGGCCATGAAGGAGCTGTCGCGCTAGCGCAGAACGAGCTGTTCTCTCGCCGAGCCCCGCGCATTTATCAGAATATTTTGCCCTGCTAGTTTTACCGAGGAAATTAATTCTTACGCAACGGAAATTCGCCATAACAGACAGTGTCACCAATCAGCGTGGTAGCACTGGCATGAAGTCCCTCCGCATCTCCCACAAAATCCCCCTGATGGTGGCAGTTGCCGTCGCCATGGCGACGGCCATCACGGCCGTCGTCGGGTATGACGCCTCCCGAAAAGAACTCTACCAATCCTCTCTCGAGGCGATGCGGGCGACGGCCGCCTCTCGCAAGTCGGAGCTTTCGAGCTATCTGGAAAGCATCGACGAAGATATCGCCGTGCTGGCCAGCAACGCGACCGTGCACGATGCGCTCGCACGCATGCG belongs to Stappia indica and includes:
- a CDS encoding AAA family ATPase, with the protein product MRFEGTTGYVATEDLRIAVNAAIALQRPLLVKGEPGTGKTVLAQEIASALGANLIEWHIKSTTKAQQGLYEYDAVSRLRDSQLGDDRVHDIANYIRKGRLWEAFTADERPVLLIDEIDKADIEFPNDLLRELDRMEFHVYETGETIAARQRPVVIITSNNEKELPDAFLRRCFFHYITFPDNGTMSEIVEVHFPGLKQELLREALKVFYDIRDTPGLKKKPSTSELLDWIKLLLNEDVDAATLRERDGRKLIPPLHGALLKNEQDVQLFEKLAFLNRRDGR
- a CDS encoding SixA phosphatase family protein, whose translation is MLRLLLLRHAKSDWGHPGLSDFQRPLNERGRQAAPEVGAHMARHGLQPSRILCSTAQRTRETLAALLPALAGETDIRLTRALYDESDLDYLKIIRSHGGTARSLLVVGHNPATQDTALSLIGTGNPALREAIAAKYPTAALSVIDFDAADWSAVEPGSGRVVAYCLPRHLAATTSMSALPEAANDGTPAQDR
- a CDS encoding YcjX family protein, translating into MTKRSFLTRVTDEVRYSIENITETASTLGTPTLRLGVTGLSRAGKTVFITALVHNLIHGGRLPLFEAAAGGRIARAYLEPQPDDNVPRFDVEAHVDTLLKERIWPQSTRQVSELRLTVEFESAHFLSRALGRGKLHLDIVDYPGEWLLDLPLLEKDFRTFCAEALVRAREPGRETVAAPYLAILGETDPGAEADEQQARRLAAAYTDYLRACREDERALSMLPPGRFLMPGDLEGSPALTFAPLDLSGHDGPLKPGSLGAMMERRYEAYKKHVVRPFFRDHFARLDRQIVLVDALNALNAGPEALADLEAALAEILSAFRPGKVARIFSIFARRIDRILFAATKADHLNRADHDRLEAILKRLVGRAINRAEYGGAEVDVLALAAIRATREASLTHDGETMPAILGTPLTGERVNGETYDGRTEIALFPGDLPDDPDVLFAADAPASSVRFVRFRPPELQVTAEGVKLSLPHIRLDRALQFLIGDRLA
- a CDS encoding YcjF family protein translates to MTSRNDRPRQDRKPAAFRLDDARVRMTADEDPQPTLAGEARIVPTREGDAAGLPAPERKAGIRWGRWFAVGLGGLVSLAVGLSVDALIRDLFSRNDWLGWLGIGLAALAALGALGLIFREIFGILRLRHIEGLRKTFAEAAEADDQDKARAGIRELIALYTARPETARGRNALSGHMREIIDGRDLVVLAERDLLKELDARAVRIVRDSVKRVSVVTAVSPRAALDLAIVLIENLRIMRRLATLYGGRPGLIGFLRLARHVGAHLAMTGGMAAGDSLVSQLLGHGLAARLSARLGEGVVNGLLTARVGIAAIEVCRPIPFIGRSGPGVSEVMGELFRADPEAKALLEKAEGRPQGEHP
- a CDS encoding vWA domain-containing protein; this encodes MFLTFLTNLRAAGLPVSLREYLTLMEALKADLADKSVDDFYYLSRACLVKDEANLDRFDKVFGQTFNGLELGGGSGTEARELPGEWLRKLAEKHLTEEEKAQIEALGGFEKLMETLRERLKEQKDRHQGGSKWIGTAGTSPFGAYGYNPEGVRIGQAESRHRRAVKVWDKRSFRDLDGTVELGTRNIKVALKRLRRFARQGAHDELDLDDTIRATAHRGLLDIRMRPERRNAVKVLLFFDIGGSMDDHIRVCEELFSAARSEFKVMEYFYFHNCPYEFVWKNNARRHSERIPTWDVLHKYGPDYKLIFVGDASMSPYEIAYAGGSVEHWNEEAGSVWIDRLASHYSRSVWLNPVAERHWGYTHSIQMIKELMDGRHYALTLNGLEAAMKELSR